GCCTCCGCGGACGTGGTTGTCAGCGGAGCAGGAGCGCGAAACGTCGAAGCCACATCAGGCTTACCATTAGACGCAGCGTAGTCGCAGTTGGCTCCAGAGCCGCTTGCGTGGCGCGTTTGCGTGCTCTACCCGGTCGGTTTCCACACACTTCTCGGCAGAACATGAGTTCCAAGAAGAGCTACAAGACAGTCCTGCTGGGTGATGCCTCCGTGGGCAAATCCAGCTTCGCCGTGCGCCTGACGCGTGGCGAGTTCTCGGACAGCACGAACTCCACCATCGGCGCGGCGTTCTTCACGCACACGGTCCGCTGCAGCgtgcctgctgcagcaggcgccGCAGAcagcgccgcggcgccgcGCGACCGTGCATCGCAACCGGGCCGTGACCAGGCCTCCGGGCGGGGCGTGCCCGGCGCTTCATCGTATTCGCCCGACGATGCCCCGGCGGGGCAGGTCAGCGTGAAGTTCGACATCTGGGACACCGCGGGCCAGGAGCGCTTCAAGAGTATCGCACCCATCTACTACCGCGGCGCGGCGTGCGCCATCGTAATCCTGGACGTCTCCTCATCGCAGAGTCTGCAGCATGCTGCTTCGTGGGTGAACCAGCTGCGCGTCGCGAACTCCAACGAGACCATCGTGGTGCTGGTGGCCAACAAGGTGGACCTGCTGGGCGCCAACGAGGAGCACGCGCGCACGCTGGAGAACGCGCGCTCCTACGCGCAGGagcaggcgctgctctTCGTCGAGACCAGCGCCAAGACCGGGCAGAACATCTCGGCGGTGTTCGAGATGCTGGCCCAGGAGATCCTGCGCAACCCCAAGCGCTTCGAGCACCCCTCCGCTTCGAAGGCCTCGAGGGCGCTGAATGTGAACGAGTCGAGTTCGCGTATGATAAAATTGAACTGCTGTGACAGCGCGTGATAATGTTGCATTCCCCCGTACTCTACACCTCGTCGCTATGGCGCGACCTGAACTCCGGCCGGCCGTACCTCTCCTCGTCGTGATGGAACTCGCGCCGGATCCGCTCGATCTCCTGCGCGGCCTCACGCCGGATCCTGGCGCGGGCGCGGCCCTCCGAGATCTTGCCGAAGACCACGCGCGCCAGCGGGATGAACaccggcagcagcgcgagGAAGCTGAGCCCCGTGATGCCCAGCACGAACCAAGTGTAGTACTTGTTGAAGGCGTGTCTCATGCACTTTCCGAAATTGCGGAAGAAGCAGCCCACCTCGCCCGCGTTGCAGGTGCACATGTTGTCCGACAGCATGGCACCGATCTTCAGCGCGTGGTCCTCCTTGGACGTGTCGGTGAATTTGTCGAACGAGCGGACGTCCGGGCCCACGGTGATGGTGGGCGTGGCGAGCGACGCCTTGACCACGAACGTTTCGAGCAGGCTGACCGTCGATGAGTACAACTGCACCTCGCACTCCAGCTTGTCCGAGCCCTCGCCGGAGAGGATCTTGATCGGCACCACCGACGACGTCGTGCTGTTCGGCTCCACCTGCACGCTCTGCTCCTCCGAAGAGGCCGCGGGGCTCGTGTGAGGCTTCTCGGCCTCGTAGCACTGGATGCGGTGGCTGAACTTGGCGCGTATCTTCCCGGCGTTCTTGGTCACGATCTTCATCGTGCACGCCTCGTGGCTCGCCACCTTGCACGGCCCGTCCATGGTGGCGCTCACGATGAACCCCACCGCCTCCGCGATGATCTGGGTGACGGTGGCGTCGAAGGTGTTGATTTCGATTCGCGACGTGTCCGCCTTCGCTATGGAGTACGCGACGGCGTGCACGTAGGTGTCGTCGTGCCACTCGTCGGGTTCTTGGTCTTCGTCTTCGTCTTCGTCTTCCTCACCTTCGTCTTCAGCGCCGTAAGTCGCGGGGCCCCTCCAAGCGCTCTTGGCCGTGGGGCTGCGGGATTCCTCGGCCAAGTCCTCCGGCTCCTCCATGGCGGCCGCCTGCTTCGATTTGCGCACCTCCCTTCGCGCCAGCATCGGCTGGACGCCGTACAGCttcggcagcagcgcctgaACACCGTGAGGACGTTCGCGCCCTGACCCTACCCGTTCCTTTCGCTCGCTGAGGTACCAGCCCAGCTGGTTCTGGATGCAGCTGTTCGGCGCGGTGTTGCACAGCCTGCCCTCGTTGCCCCACGTGCCCATCGACACGCCGATCTTGTCGCACTGCGTGCCCGTGGTGTCGATGGCGTCCGACTCGATGGTGCGCACGTTCAGGGCGCACTTCTCCATGCGGCAGCGGACGTCGTCGTGCTCGCATTCGTGCGGGTCCCGGCCCTCCTGGTCGCAATTGTACTGCGCGCCATGTCCGACACGACCCTGCAACCAACCTTCCTCGAGCTCCCCTGCACGGTCTTGTCGGTCTCCGGCCACGAAGGCACGGCGACGAACTTGTCCATCTTCTGCGGCGCGTTACCGTCGAGCCACTGCTGCGTGATGATCGTCAGCGTGACATCGAGCTCCTCGTTCTTGACCGCTTGCTTCTCGGCGGAGAGGGTGGCCTTGAGGTGCTTGTCCTTGTAGACGGCTTCCTTGAGGTAACGCGTTTCGTCCGCGTCGTCGCTCGTGTAGTACCCATTCTTCGCAACTGCGCGGATGTGACGCGTGACACGAGCCGCACTTACCGTCTGGCACCACGCCGGCGTCTCCGTCGAAGGCGTACACGTCGACGAACACCCTCCGGTGTATGGTCGGCGGGTAGGCGGGCTTGAAAATGGAGTACCACGGCCCGACGACCTCGAGGCAGCTCATGGACACGCACTTGCCGTGCATGAAGGCGGCCCCGAAGCCGGTGCAGGAGAAGTCGGCGCGGGGGGAGTAGTCCGTGACGTTGACACCACACACGCAGCACGCCTTGTTGTTGAAGCTCTCCTGTATGCTCGGCGGCAGGGCGTCGGGCTTGGAGCAAATCTCCAGCTCAAGCGCATCGCAGTTGTTGCAGCCGCCCGTCATCGCCGAGTAGTCCACGCTGCGGTTGTGCTCCCGGTACTGGGACGGCACGTCCTGCGACTTTTGTGCGCGCAAATCGCTCGCTAACCATGATGTACTCCAGCTCGTACGACAGAGTGGTTAACGACGTTTGGATGTGTATGTAGAGCCCGCTGTTGGGCTTGTCCTTGCGCCTGAGCACGTAGCTCGCTGTTTCCTGCGAAGCGTCCGCATGCGCCAACACTGTCACGCACCTCTCCACCCTTCACGTCGATGTTGGTGTGCGAACGCCACTCGCAGTCGCCTTCGGCGACGCTGCGGCCGCCCTTGTCGATGCACTGTCTCACGGGGCTGATGATGACGGCCGACGCCGGCCGCACCGCGGCCCCGatcagcagcgccagcagGCATGCTGCTCCTCGCAGCGGCGACTTGTAGGACCGGTTCAGCACGGCATGCGTCATATTGCGGGGAGCGGTGCCAGGTGCGCGTCTCGTTGAGTCGGCGTACAGCTATTGCGGGCCCATGCGGGGACGGCAACGGGCGAATCAGTTGCGGTCCAGGGATTTTAAATAAACTGCTAACCGCGTATTTCGTTTTGTAGCGACTTTTGCGGCTGTCTGATATGTGTCTAGCACGTGTAGTGACGCGGTTGCCACGGCAGCTCTCCGCATTACGTCAGGGGGAGACGCCGGTGGTATCTTTCAACCGAACGGTcgccggttttcgtgggCGTTGCCTGTGACAACGAGGTTTGCGACACGTTGTGTTGGCCGCGACGGGCGCCTTTATAGACGGGTTGTGGAAGCAGCCGCGTATGCACGCCTATTGCGTAACGCTGAGCTGTCCGTGAGTCCAACTTAGCACGGACACGGATCGCCGCGACGGCCGCCAACGCGATCTGCGGTCTCTTACACATTCGTTCACATCACCTCTAAGACGCCAGATACGCTAGCCGCTCGGCTTGTGGCGCAGTGGTGGCTTGTTTCGGCACAGCTCCACGGCAGCACCATGGGCGTATCCCGAGTGCGCATTGCGTCGCCGCTGGCCCGCTACAACGGCGGTAATACGATTCTTCTAGTTGGTCAGCGAGGAATCGGAACCACGTTTGCTAGAGCGGCGCGTGCTGGTCATGAGATCAGTTGGTCCTCGCGGTACCTCGCGCCTTTAATTTGAGGCTGTCGCCTCGGTGGCACAATAATTCCTTCTACAGGGCTTCCTGGTCACGCTGCGAATTCCTCGGGTTAATTTTAGCCGCCCAGTGCGGCGTGCGTGCGAGGACATGACCCCGGCGAGTGCCGTGGCTCCAGCGCGCGAGGTGACCTGTCGGCCGCGTATCCAAGCGCGTGATTCCACTTGCGAGGATGGCAAGCgatggcgctgcgcaggagACGGACTCTTGCCCCGACCAAACGCCGGTACCGGAGTCCTTCATGGGCACTCTCAGCGCTCCGCCTACCGACTACATCTCCGCCCTGGCACAATATGGCAGCATCAGCGGCGCATCGGAGTGGTCGCGCGGTGACAAGTATGCCAGCGTCTCCAACGAGCGGCTCTTCTACGACTCCGGCTCGTTCGCCCATCCCAGCTACGAGGGGGCGCTCTACCAGGGCTTCGAACCCTCCGCCTGGCTGGTGGAGTCCGAGGTGCTGAACCGCACCCGGCGCTGCTGTCTCACGGGGGAGCCGGTGTCATTGGCGGCTGACGAGCGCTGCGACGCCTGCCTGGGCCTGCTGATAGGTGACGCCTGTCGCTGCGACGCGTGCGGCGTGGTGGTTCACCCGAATTGCTACGGCCCCGAGTCGAGGAGCTGGGAATGGTACCTGGGATCATCGCAAAACGCATTTCCGCAGACGCAGGGTGACCTCTTCTCGTATGACCAAGCCACCTTCACGACTTTGCACTCGCCGTTCGAGTCACCGAGGCGCCGACGTTCTGCTTCATGCGACGCCGATGGACCGTGTGAGTCCGACGAATCCACTGCGCACCTCAGCGACCGCCCGACGGCATACCGAGATTTCACGTGCGATGTCTGCGCCGCCGCTGATGGAGCAGGCACGCCGCAGTGCGCATTATGCGGCCTGCCTGGAGGCGCCATGCGTCATTCGCCCGACTGCGACCGGTGGGtccactgcagctgcgtggCCTTTGCGCCCGAATCCTCGGGAATCGCGTTCCGCCGTATGCTCCGCATGCGCGACCCCGTGGGCATCCAAGCGTTCATCGCGCAGATGACCCCCGGCGGCAATGCGTGCGACGCCTGCGGCAAATCGGACGGCTTGGTGGCGCCCTGTTCGTTCGCAAAATGCAGCAAGTTTGTGCACTCTCGCTGCACGACGTTCCAGGAGGGCTACCGCGGATGCGCCTTCTCCGATCAGGTCTACTACAGGTTGGACATGGGGGAGCAGTACTTCGACTTCGTGGGGGCCTTCTGCGCCCAGCATTCCAGCTACGACCACGTGGTCATGGGCATACAAATGCAGCTCCGGCGCCGACAGGTCCTGCGTGAGCAGGGCTCGAGCAGCTATCGCAAGTACCAGGGCGAGGTCGCGGATATCATCCGCATGGCATCGGCAGTGACCGCATCTGCCCTCCACGACGACGGCGAGGACGAAGCGTCGGAGGCGCTGTCACCGGAGCTGGTGCTGCGCATGAAATCGTTTATCGGCGGACCATGTGAGGGAGGTGATggtgatgacgatgatgattatgatgatgacgaggacgaggacgacgaggaggaagaggaagaAGAGGAGAAGTGGGAGGATGATGATTATGGGATAGGGGAGGAGAATTGGGATGACGGTTATGAGGATTATGACGAGGAATATGAGGAGAATTGGGAGGAGGAATACGAGAATGGTGATgatgaggaggaggatAAGGGacaggaggaggaggaataTGAGGAGAATGAAGATAGAAAGGGCGGAAGTGAAATGGACGAATGCGATTCCGAGCTCCAATGTGAGGAATGGTCATTTGACGAGTGGAGGGACTACCTGTTGAGTCCGGCCGCCGATGATGCCGATACGTACGAGGTCGCCGCAATACAGGACGTCGACTGCGACGAAATCGACGTCAATATGCCGGTAGATGTAGCGTCGCCGTGCGATGACGTCCCGGTGGTGGACGTGCAGGCGGCTTCCGGCGACGGCGGGTTGGACAGCAGCGGCTCGCAGTTCCGCAGCCAGCGCATGATGTGGCAGAAATTCGACATCTTCCGGCCACTTCCGTACGGACCCGCCTCCGACGACCTCCTCGCCAACATGGACCAGAACGCCCGCAAGAAGAGCGTGGCGGAGTACTGGCGCCTGGAggacaacgtgctgacgtGCTCCGACTTCCTCGAGCCGCGGGATCTGAGTGAAATGTTCCTGCAGCAGGTCATGCTCGGGTGCAACGGCGTGATGGATCTGCTGCAATCCCTCAAAGACGACGTCGACCAGGAGCTGCAGTCGTCGGCGAAGGCCAACAACGGGATGCCTGCCGACGAAAGGCGGTACTCCCGGTTCCACGTGCTCGTCGACACCGGACGCACCGCTGGAGTCCTTATATTCAAGGTGAACAAGTGGCTGCTCGAGGTCCTGCAGGCCGACGCTGCGCTTACCGAGCGCACGGACAAGTCGGCAAtttccgccgccggcatAGCCTTGGATGAGGAGGTGCGCCACTTCCTGTCCCACGTGCAGGGCGAGGTGGCGCGCAACACCTACTCCAACACGTCGTTTTACACGAACTCGGGCGCGCTGAAGGAAATCGACTTCTCTAGCGGAATCGGCGAGTACGGCCTGCGCGACGacatccgccagctccaCCAGACGGTCAACGCGGTTACCAGCGAGAGCGAGCTGTCCCGCATCCGCAGGAAGATGCTCAAAAAGGGCAAGGGCGACCCCTCCCTCAACAGCATGGAGCTTGAGAAGTTCGTCGTCCTCAGCCCCATGGAAAGCGAGTTGCTGCGGCGCTGCGCCTTCGAGATGAGCCACGCCAATGACGCCAACGTGAAGCTCGCGGTGCTCAAAAACACCGTAGACGCGTCCGTGAACACCAGCTGCCTGCAGATGATCGACTGGGCTGCCGTGATGGCCAAAATTAAGACGTCTACCCATTTTACCGCCAGCATCAAGGGTAGCTCCAAGGGCTCATCGCGTCCATCGCATTCGGCGAAGGCATCCCGAAATTCAAACGCTGATAAAGCCGCGAATAGCGAGGCCGCGGCGACTGCGCCGGAGCCATCGACAAGTGGTTCATCAGGTCGCACCtccgcggcggcggcggcggcagcggcagcagctgctgcgaccCCAAACAACGATTCGGGCGTCACGCTGCCGCCGGTGCCGATGGTCCACCTGGGCAAACATACCTGGCCGGTGGTGGACGACACTAACTTCGTGAGGCGCCAGAAGGAGATCACGGAGTGCGACCTCAGCATTGTGTCATCCCAGTTGCGCAAGATCCGTGAGAATATCCGTGAGAACGTCTTGGAGATGAACTCCGGACCGCCCACCATGAACCAGCGGCTCGGCTACGCCTCCAAGCTGCTCGAGCAGTACGAGTCCGTGGAACGCTGGACCACCCTGGTTACGAACTTCTGCCGTGGCCTCTCCGACTCGCAGGACTCGTTGACCCCCACGGTCGCGGCGGCACCCAGGATGCAGTCCCCAGTTGTCGTGACTCCGAACACCCCCGATATACGCAACGCGGCCAAAAAGGCCGAGGGAATCGCCGAAGGCGCATACTGCAGCGTGTGCTTCGTCAACAAGGGCAACAACCTCAACCCGATCTACACCTGCTCCCGGTGCTTCATGTCGACGCACCGCAACTGCTACGGCGTGAACCGCACAGGTAAGGAGTCCGACAACAGCGACTACATCTGCCGTCGCTGCGAGTACGAGCGCCGTACCATGGGCGGGCAGTGGCAGACCGccttccgcagctgcagcatccTGTGCAGCATTTGCGGCCGGGGCGGCGGCGCGTTGAAGCATTGCGACCTCGAAGAGTGGGCCCACGTGTTCTGCCTGTTGTGCCTGATGCCGGAGACCGAGTGCAGCAACTACACCACGATGGAGCCGTGGACTCTGGCCGGCATCGCGAGGTGGCGGCGCGAGGCCATATGCTCGGTCTGCGGCGTCGGCTGGGGCTACGtaatgcgctgcagcgactGCGAAGTCGCCGCGCACCCGCTGTGTGCCTGGCTGCATGGGTATCGCGTGCAGGCGGTATCCACCGTGGGTTATCTGTCGCATGAGCCCCAGGACAGCGGCCTTATGCGCGAACTCCACGTGCGCGTGCAGTGCAACGCGCATGACAAGTCTCGCCAGTGGCAGCAATTCGTGACGATCCGGAACAAACGCTTCCTGAACAGGGACACGGCCTACTGGCTGTTCGAGGGCTGCGACAAGCGGCGGAAGTCGCGTGCCGTGTTCCTGGAGTCGCTCATGTCCTCCGAGTCTATGGACCCGGGGTCGATGGTAGCCGACCCAGCATACCTGGCGCAACTCTCGGGCGACAGGCGCTGCGGCGTCTGCTTTGGCACGGGAATGCTGACGGAATGCGGCCACTGCAACGCGCGGATGCACTACAACTGCTACGTGGAGCTGGATGCGAAGGGCGCAAGCAGCATTCTATCGGATAAGCTCAACGCCAACAAGCACGTCACCTGCGACGTCTGCAGCAACGGCGATGAGGGTGCCATCTGCGCAATTTGCCGCGTCTCGACTGGTCTGCTGAAACAGATCCCAACGGCGCGTGGCGGCGCGGACGCCCATCGTCGCTACATCCACGCCATTTGCGGAGTGTGCTTCCCCGAAGTGCTGCTGCGCGTATACACAGGCGAACACGACGTGGATGGGACCACGCCCCAAAACGTCGACTCCGCGGCTGCCTCTGCCAACGGGGCCGCGCAGTGCGCATGCTGCCGGTCGTCCGAGGGTCTCATGGTCCGCTGCTTCAGGGAGGGCTGCAGCGTCGTTTTCCACGCCATCTGTGGCATGATCAATCGCTACGTGGTGGAGTCGCACAACATGGACATCGCAGCCGGGCCGCGGTACGTGGCCTTCTGCCAGCAGCACTCCCTGCTGTCGCGCAGCGTCGGCAACAACGTCAAGCTGATGCTGCGGCTGCGCCCGgcgctgaagctgctgaaaGAGGCCGTGGATGACCTGGCCTCGCAGGACGTGGTGATGCGCGCGTGGTACCGCAAGCGTCAGGAGCTGCTCAACGCGGAGTGCCCGCTGGGCACCCTTATCCAAAAGCCGGCGAACAAATCGTAATACTCTACATATAGGTGCACATTTGCGATGTGTGCGCGTTGGTCACTCTGTGTGCGTTATGTAGGCAGCAATCGGCTTCGGCAGCCCGTGCCGCGGCCGGCGCCATGAGAGCGCGCTGGATTCCGTCCACTTATGCGGCCATTGCGCTCTTCGCGGCATTAATTACGCTGTCTGCCGCTTTTAGGGCACATGAGTCGCGCTCCGGGCTCGCCGCGGGGTCCTTTGCGCGTGGAAGGTTGCAACGACGCTACGTGGAGGCTACAGGTATGTCCAAAATGCCTTGTACGCAACTTCGTGGCGTATGACACCATCTGTACCTATTCTAGCAGCTACGGTGATTGCTACACGTGTGTCATACCCAAATAATTGCGCTTTCAGGTAAAGGCGCAGTCCGTCTGATAACGCCTCCAcctaacctaactggcgaCCTCCACGTGGGCAATGCGTTGAACCTCGTGTGTAGCGACATATATCTACGCCACGCGGAGCTGTCGAATCGTGAAGTCTACGCGCGTTTCTGCAGCGACCATGCCGGCCAGGGTTTGGAGCGCATTGTCAACCGCGGCGTCGGCGTGGACAAGCCACCCGGCCAAAGGCTGCGGTGCGCATTGCGCCACTGCAAAACAGTGTCAGACGACCACATGGATACTCTGTCCAGCCTAGGTGTCGATTGGCTTTACGGAGGCTGGACCTTGGGGCGGCGGAGCAAGGAGGTGACCAGGCATGCGTTCGTCAGCCTGTACCGCGGGGGGCACCTCGCTGAAAAATTGTATCCTACCTTCGCCAAGGTCACCGACGAGGTGGTCACGTTTCTAGACTCCGCCGACGTCGACTTAGTAAGGCAACCCAAGAAGCTGTACGCTGTTGATCTGAAGCTGGTCGATGATGGCGGGAGCCAACCCGCCGCCGCATCCTCGGACGCGGGATCCCCCGACGGCCATCCATCGCGGCACTCCGATAGTGAAGATTACATCACGGTGCACACGACGAAACCCGCACTGCTTCACGCCTCGGCAGCCGTCGCCGTGTCGGACTCGACTTCGGGCAGGCTCAAGGGCAAGGCGGCGGTGCTCCCAGGATCGCACAGGCGCATTCCCCTGATCGCCTCAGGGGGAGTTGACGACGACCGAGCTACGCTTGTCATGCCAGGGTACCTGTTTGAGGATTACCAGCTGGCGTTGAAACATGGGCTCGACGTGATCGACATCACCGATGAGCGTGGTCGCCTGAAGAACGTCGTTCCAGAGCTCGAAAATCTGACCATTGCAGAGGCTGAAAGGAAGATTATCGACGGCTTTGCCGAGGTAGCGACGGTGGAGGAGCCGTCACCCACGCTGCTCGGCGACCCGAGCTGCGATGTATACACGCTGCCCGCACCTCACTGGCTGCTCGACGTGAGCGCCATATCTGGTCCGGCTTTGGACGCGATGGCTGGGCTGGAAGTCGACCCCCCAAGCCGCAGCTCGATGCTGCGCCAACGTGTGGCGTCAACGCAGCCTTGGTGCATCAGCCGATACGGCTGGTGGGGGCTGCGTGTCCCCGTGTGGTACCTGAGGAAAGACGGAGTCTCCATACCCTTCCCGGCGCAATCGCAATCGGAAGCAGAGCAAATGGTTGCGCAGTATCTGCAGTGTTCAATTTCGGACGCATTGAGCAGAGGTTACGCGATCGAGCAGGACACACGGACCCTCGACACCTGGTTCACATCTGCGCTCTGGCCCATAACTACCACCCCTGACACCTATTCACCACCATTGGCGCCTGAATCGTTCGATTCCATCACTTTAAGCGACGGGATTCCCTTGGAAGGCGTTGTTGTTAACCGTGAAGCAGGTGGCGAAGTCGACGAGGGTAGCACCTTGGAGGAGGATGCCATGGCCTCCATGGAAGCCAACCAAAAGGATGGTGTGGATCGGGGAGGTGCTTCTAATTATGATTTTGTGGATCAGAAAGGCGCTTCTAATTGTGATTTTGTGGATCAGGGAGGCGCTTCTAATTGTGATTTTGTGGATCAGAAAGGCGCTTCTAATTGTGATTTTGTGGATCAGGGAGGTACTCCCAAACGTGATCTGGCGCTATCCCACGCCGCAACGCTGTGTGATGCGAATGCCACCAGGGTGTTGTATACGTGTTACGACATCCTTCACTCCTGGGTGGCCCGCATGCTGCTACTGTGCACGTGGTTCTCGAAGGGCAAGCTGCCGTTTGACAAGTTGGTGTTACACGGGCTTGTCAACGACTCCTCCGGCCGGAAGATGAGCAAGTCTGAGGGCAACACCGTGACGGCTAAGGAATTCGTGGAGGGTTTCGGCCAGCTGCCAGGCTTCCCAGACCTCAGCAAACCTAGTGAAATCGACATTCTGATCGCGAAGGCTGTCGGTAAAAGCGTGAAGCATACCAGCCCGCTGGCAATGGCCCAGGCACGGCTGGTGCTGGCCACGGCCGCCTCCAAAGCCAACGTCTGCCACGATCTGGGCGGCTACGCCGACCGCGTGAAAAGCCTGCTCAAGAAGGTAGCCAACATCACAAAGTACGTCAGCAACGCAAGCAAGCAGCACGGCCTCGATCACATGTGGGACGTGTCGCCTGATGAGGTGGGCAAAACGTTCGTGGAGCGGCTGGTGGCGGCCGGACTCTCGAGGGCCGGTAGGGCAGTTGGTGATTGCATCGAAACCTTTTCGTTCCGCAGGGCGTTCGAGAATCTAGAGCAGTACGTGTCGGTATTCTCGGAGTACGCAATCCCCAGCCACCGGCACGGCGACATGGGCATTGGAGCTCTGGCCACGGGCTACCGGGACCTCCTGAGGCTGCTGATGCCGTTCACCCCCCAACTAGTGACTGCTATGCCCATACCGATCGGCATGAAGGACACCGGCGAGCTGTTCGAATGGCCGACGTTCGGCGCCCCCGTCGCCGAGGACGAGCGCGCCTTCGACGTGCTCGAAAGCGTCATtcggcagctgcgcaggcACGCACTGGAAGGCTCCGAAAACGCCAAAGTCGAGGCTCCGGAGGACCTCAGGGGCGCGGTCGAAGCGCACCGCCCGCTGCTGACATACCTGCTCAAGCTTACGTACAACACGGTCATACATTTTAATGTACAGTCCTAGTCAGCCTCTTTGCGGCCTGCTGCTTTGCAGCCACCGGTCCGcgtgcggcggcgtgaaGTTGTTCCGCGCGGCCCAGGTGAACCGTTCGTCGCCGTCGCCGTTGTAGGGGTACGAGGTCCACCCGGGGtggtgctgctggatgTAGCAGGTGAACATCCGCACCACCAGCGAGTAGAACGTCCGGTCGAACTGCTCGTCCCAGTCGAAGTGTATGGGCCTGCCCTTGGCGTCCTCGAGCGCCCAGATCGAGCGCTCCTCCTCCacgtgccgccgccggcggtAGGTGGTCCGCACGATGTCGCGGTACTTGAGCTCGTGCGTGGCGGGGTGCACCGGGTTGGACGAGCTCGACAGTTCGTCCTGCGGAGTCGCGAACGACTCGTCGGAAAACGACAACGAGGATTCGGAGCTCGTGCTGTCGTCGGCGAATTGGCTTTCCTCAGCCCGTTCGACGCCCGTGTCGTTATCCTCCACGCACGCCTCGAAGCGCACCGAGTGGCTGAAGAGGTCCATCGCCGCACCCAGCCGCCGAGTGCTGATGACTGAAGTGGCCTCCGTCGCCTTGTACGCCTGCTCCACCGCCTTCTTTATCATGGTCTCCAGGTCCGAcggcgtgtccatgtcgctCCTGCAGACTATCCTTGCGATTTGCTTGAGGTTCAGGTGCATCAGCGCGCCGATCTGCAGCAGACGCACCGACACACGCATCGTACGCAGGCACTCCGGTCGAATGAGCAGCCGCCTCCGCAGCCGCTCGGCGTCCTTGTCGGGGTCGTACGCGAAGATCAGCTTGAGCTCGTTCTTACCGAACGGTATCTCCGTTTGCGGCCAGTCGAACCACACCAGGTCCATGTCGGCCACGTCCACCACGTCGGGCAAGATGAGGCCGTGGTCGATCGGGATCAG
This genomic stretch from Babesia bigemina genome assembly Bbig001, chromosome : III harbors:
- a CDS encoding tRNA synthetases class I (I, L, M and V) family protein, putative — its product is MPCKGAVRLITPPPNLTGDLHVGNALNLVCSDIYLRHAELSNREVYARFCSDHAGQGLERIVNRGVGVDKPPGQRLRCALRHCKTVSDDHMDTLSSLGVDWLYGGWTLGRRSKEVTRHAFVSLYRGGHLAEKLYPTFAKVTDEVVTFLDSADVDLVRQPKKLYAVDLKLVDDGGSQPAAASSDAGSPDGHPSRHSDSEDYITVHTTKPALLHASAAVAVSDSTSGRLKGKAAVLPGSHRRIPLIASGGVDDDRATLVMPGYLFEDYQLALKHGLDVIDITDERGRLKNVVPELENLTIAEAERKIIDGFAEVATVEEPSPTLLGDPSCDVYTLPAPHWLLDVSAISGPALDAMAGLEVDPPSRSSMLRQRVASTQPWCISRYGWWGLRVPVWYLRKDGVSIPFPAQSQSEAEQMVAQYLQCSISDALSRGYAIEQDTRTLDTWFTSALWPITTTPDTYSPPLAPESFDSITLSDGIPLEGVVVNREAGGEVDEGSTLEEDAMASMEANQKDGVDRGGASNYDFVDQKGASNCDFVDQGGASNCDFVDQKGASNCDFVDQGGTPKRDLALSHAATLCDANATRVLYTCYDILHSWVARMLLLCTWFSKGKLPFDKLVLHGLVNDSSGRKMSKSEGNTVTAKEFVEGFGQLPGFPDLSKPSEIDILIAKAVGKSVKHTSPLAMAQARLVLATAASKANVCHDLGGYADRVKSLLKKVANITKYVSNASKQHGLDHMWDVSPDEVGKTFVERLVAAGLSRAGRAVGDCIETFSFRRAFENLEQYVSVFSEYAIPSHRHGDMGIGALATGYRDLLRLLMPFTPQLVTAMPIPIGMKDTGELFEWPTFGAPVAEDERAFDVLESVIRQLRRHALEGSENAKVEAPEDLRGAVEAHRPLLTYLLKLTYNTVIHFNVQS
- a CDS encoding membrane protein, putative; the protein is MTHAVLNRSYKSPLRGAACLLALLIGAAVRPASAVIISPVRQCIDKGGRSVAEGDCEWRSHTNIDVKGGEETASYVLRRKDKPNSGLYIHIQTSLTTLSYELEYIMDVPSQYREHNRSVDYSAMTGGCNNCDALELEICSKPDALPPSIQESFNNKACCVCGVNVTDYSPRADFSCTGFGAAFMHGKCVSMSCLEVVGPWYSIFKPAYPPTIHRRVFVDVYAFDGDAGVVPDVAKNGYYTSDDADETRYLKEAVYKDKHLKATLSAEKQAVKNEELDVTLTIITQQWLDGNAPQKMDKFVAVPSWPETDKTVQGSSRKYNCDQEGRDPHECEHDDVRCRMEKCALNVRTIESDAIDTTGTQCDKIGVSMGTWGNEGRLCNTAPNSCIQNQLGWYLSERKERALLPKLYGVQPMLARREVRKSKQAAAMEEPEDLAEESRSPTAKSAWRGPATYGAEDEGEEDEDEDEDQEPDEWHDDTYVHAVAYSIAKADTSRIEINTFDATVTQIIAEAVGFIVSATMDGPCKVASHEACTMKIVTKNAGKIRAKFSHRIQCYEAEKPHTSPAASSEEQSVQVEPNSTTSSVVPIKILSGEGSDKLECEVQLYSSTVSLLETFVVKASLATPTITVGPDVRSFDKFTDTSKEDHALKIGAMLSDNMCTCNAGEVGCFFRNFGKCMRHAFNKYYTWFVLGITGLSFLALLPVFIPLARVVFGKISEGRARARIRREAAQEIERIRREFHHDEERYGRPEFRSRHSDEV
- a CDS encoding small GTP-binding protein, putative, whose protein sequence is MSSKKSYKTVLLGDASVGKSSFAVRLTRGEFSDSTNSTIGAAFFTHTVRCSVPAAAGAADSAAAPRDRASQPGRDQASGRGVPGASSYSPDDAPAGQVSVKFDIWDTAGQERFKSIAPIYYRGAACAIVILDVSSSQSLQHAASWVNQLRVANSNETIVVLVANKVDLLGANEEHARTLENARSYAQEQALLFVETSAKTGQNISAVFEMLAQEILRNPKRFEHPSASKASRALNVNESSSRMIKLNCCDSA